One segment of Bacillus alkalisoli DNA contains the following:
- a CDS encoding NUDIX hydrolase produces MTPPKHIVSAAVIVLNEQNELLLIKGPRRGWEMPGGQVEEGESFTSAAVREVKEESGIDIEITKFCGIFQNVKDSICNTLYLGKPIGGKLTTTPEAVEVGYFPIEQALDMVTWKNFRERIELCLNEEIHPFLVEF; encoded by the coding sequence ATGACCCCACCAAAACATATTGTTTCTGCTGCCGTAATAGTTTTAAATGAACAGAATGAACTGTTATTAATAAAAGGACCGCGTAGAGGATGGGAAATGCCTGGTGGCCAAGTGGAAGAAGGGGAATCGTTTACTTCCGCTGCAGTTAGAGAAGTGAAAGAAGAGTCTGGAATAGATATAGAAATCACGAAGTTTTGTGGTATTTTTCAAAATGTTAAAGACTCCATTTGTAATACATTATATCTAGGAAAACCAATTGGAGGAAAATTAACGACAACTCCTGAAGCTGTAGAAGTTGGTTATTTTCCAATTGAACAAGCATTAGATATGGTAACGTGGAAAAATTTTAGAGAACGAATAGAGCTTTGTTTAAATGAGGAAATTCATCCATTTTTAGTTGAATTTTAA